The following are encoded in a window of Nibricoccus aquaticus genomic DNA:
- a CDS encoding glycosyltransferase family 4 protein: MHRLAIVLSHPTQYYSPWFRWLRANTALTFRVFYLDDTGIAPTHDEKFKKTFAWDVDLTSGYDWELIENTARRPSTLRFFGLKNPTLHARIDDWGATAILLFGYNYATHLKLIAWARRKKIPLLFRGDSHLLGRPAPRGLKKTLLTFLYRQFAAITCVGAANRDYFLHHGVPPTRLFFAPHAVNAAHFDPASPAHRNISLALRVELGLAAHTRVILFAGKLIPQKQPRALLEAFLALNPPDTALVFVGDGPEKPDMLALAAQASPDIQLHFLPFANQSEMPSRYLLADLFVLPSRGAYETWGLAINEAMHLGVPCLVSDHVGCQRDLVTDGETGWVFHANSSDSLREKLSTALAVLARDPAPIRTAVATRIASYTYAQSSAGLQAALHSLSASSVS, translated from the coding sequence GTGCATCGCCTCGCCATCGTCCTCTCGCATCCGACGCAGTACTACAGCCCGTGGTTCCGCTGGCTCCGCGCCAACACCGCGCTCACCTTCCGCGTCTTCTATCTCGACGACACTGGCATCGCGCCAACTCACGACGAGAAATTCAAAAAAACCTTCGCCTGGGACGTCGATCTCACCAGTGGCTACGACTGGGAACTCATCGAAAATACCGCCCGCCGCCCCAGCACCCTCCGCTTCTTCGGCCTTAAAAACCCCACGCTCCACGCCCGCATCGATGACTGGGGCGCCACCGCCATCCTCCTTTTCGGCTACAATTACGCCACCCACCTCAAGCTCATCGCCTGGGCCCGCCGCAAAAAAATCCCGCTCCTCTTCCGCGGCGACTCCCACCTTCTCGGCCGCCCCGCGCCACGCGGCCTTAAGAAAACGCTCCTCACGTTTCTCTACCGCCAGTTCGCCGCCATCACCTGCGTCGGCGCTGCCAACCGCGATTACTTCCTCCACCACGGCGTCCCGCCCACCCGACTCTTCTTCGCCCCCCACGCCGTCAACGCCGCCCACTTCGATCCCGCCTCGCCCGCCCACCGCAACATCTCCCTCGCCCTCCGCGTCGAGCTCGGCCTCGCCGCCCACACCCGCGTCATCCTCTTTGCCGGAAAACTCATCCCGCAAAAACAACCCCGCGCCCTCCTCGAAGCCTTCCTCGCCCTCAACCCGCCCGACACCGCTCTCGTCTTCGTCGGCGACGGACCCGAAAAGCCCGACATGCTCGCGCTCGCCGCCCAAGCCTCGCCCGACATCCAGCTCCATTTCCTCCCCTTCGCTAACCAAAGCGAAATGCCTTCGCGCTATCTCCTCGCCGACCTCTTCGTCCTCCCTTCGCGCGGCGCGTACGAAACCTGGGGCCTCGCCATCAACGAAGCCATGCACCTCGGCGTCCCCTGCCTCGTGAGCGACCACGTCGGCTGCCAGCGCGACCTCGTCACCGACGGCGAAACCGGCTGGGTCTTCCACGCCAACTCGTCCGACAGCCTACGCGAAAAACTCTCCACCGCCCTCGCCGTCCTCGCCCGCGACCCCGCCCCCATCCGCACCGCCGTCGCCACTCGGATAGCCAGCTACACCTACGCTCAGTCATCCGCCGGTCTTCAGGCCGCGCTCCATTCACTCTCCGCGTCTTCAGTTTCGTGA